In a genomic window of Chaetodon auriga isolate fChaAug3 chromosome 1, fChaAug3.hap1, whole genome shotgun sequence:
- the lmnl3 gene encoding lamin L3 isoform X3 has protein sequence MASATSTPVCSGGSSSHTSRLGSRRGAAAGQSTPSTSPTCMSRIQEKDELRHLNDRLANYIQRVLELESERSSMLIQLEEKDDSKSREMGNVRRLYEEELADVRKSLDALAGERARLQIDYGSLCDEYRKLQARNQKKESDLANALAQWRKTEATLSSKDAEYTQLLSENRRLHDDFTDLQGQLENVERVLTDTKNQLTSEMLRRVEMENQVQTLTEQLELQKNIREQEIFEIQSRHESRLVEVDSGRRREFESKLSESMQQLRQDHESQLRQYKEEMDRTFSAKLQNAQQAVLEKNDQASATKHELETTRLRMESLSSQLQQYQKDKMVLEGRFQELERTFERERDVWQQKLCQKEKELLSIRSQMYSQLEDYENLLDVKLALDMEINAYRKMLEVEEQRLQLSPSPSQRTDLPRTHEHSSRTLRGKKRKHEGASGSSPAYKLSSRSTEHSAVSVVEVDMDGKYVRLKNDSETEQPLGGWMVRRTYPDSRDIFFHIPSSCVLAGGQTLTIWAAGAEAEADTGDLILQGHRSWGPVINVRVILLNPDHEEMAERRVCMQARGEEGTELEFDEDIVAGSDIQHFQRQDPFRILFE, from the exons ATGGCCTCTGCCACCTCCACCCCTGTCTGCTCAGGCGGCAGCTCCAGTCACACCAGCCGCCTAGGCAGCCGCCGCGGCGCTGCCGCCGGCCAGTCCACCCCCAGCACCAGCCCGACCTGCATGTCCCGCATTCAGGAGAAAGATGAGCTCCGACACCTCAACGACCGCCTCGCCAACTACATTCAGCGGGTCCTGGAGTTGGAAAGTGAAAGGTCTTCCATGCTGATTCAGTTGGAGGAAAAGGATGACTCGAAAAGCCGGGAGATGGGCAACGTGAGGCGGCTGTACGAGGAGGAGTTGGCCGATGTCAGAAAGTCCCTGGACGCCCTGGCTGGAGAGAGGGCCCGTCTGCAGATCGACTATGGAAGTCTCTGCGACGAGTACAGGAAACTTCAAGCTAG GAACCAGAAGAAGGAGAGTGATCTGGCAAATGCGTTGGCCCAGTGGAGGAAAACTGAGGCGACGCTGAGCTCAAAGGATGCTGAGTacactcagctgctgtctgagaaCAGAAGACTCCATGATGACTTTACTGACCTCCAGGGCCAGCTGGAAAAC GTAGAGCGCGTACTGACGGACACAAAGAACCAGCTGACCTCTGAGATGCTGAGGAGGGTGGAAATGGAGAACCAGGTGCAAACACTCACAGAACAGCTCGAACTCCAGAAGAACATCCGTGAGCAG GAGATTTTTGAGATCCAAAGCCGACACGAGAGTCGTCTCGTAGAGGTGGACTCAGGACGACGAAGAGAGTTTGAGAGTAAGCTGTCCGAGTCAATGCAGCAACTCCGCCAGGATCACGAGTCTCAACTGCGGCAGTACAAAGAAGAGATGGACAGGACCTTCAGTGCAAAG TTACAGAATGCCCAGCAGGCGGTGCTGGAGAAAAATGACCAAGCGTCTGCTACCAAACATGAACTGGAAACCACCAGGCTCAGAATGGAGTCCCTCAGCTCTCAACTCCAGCAGTACCAGAAAGAT aaaatggtgCTGGAGGGCCGCtttcaggagctggagaggacTTTTGAAAGGGAGCGAGACGTTTGGCAGCAGAAGCTCTGTcagaaggagaaggagctgCTGAGCATCAGAAGCCAGATGTATAGCCAGCTGGAAGACTATGAGAACCTGCTGGATGTCAAGTTGGCTCTGGACATGGAGATCAATGCCTACAGGAAgatgctggaggtggaggaacaGAG attGCAACTGTCACCAAGCCCCTCCCAGCGTACAGACCTACCTCGAACTCACGAACACAGCAGCCGCACACTTAGAGGGAAGAAACGCAAGCATGAGGGAGCCTCTGGCAGCTCGCCCGCCTATAAATTGTCCAGTCGTTCAACAGAACACTCTGCTGTGAGTGTGGTAGAGGTCGACATGGATGGAAAATATGTGAGACTGAAGAACGACTCTGAGACG gagCAGCCACTGGGTGGTTGGATGGTTCGGAGGACGTACCCTGATTCTAGAGACATCTTCTTCCACATCCCGTCCTCCTGCGTCCTGGCTGGTGGGCAAACACTCACA atTTGGGCAGCAGgtgcagaggcagaggctgATACTGGGGACCTCATTCTGCAGGGCCACAGGAGCTGGGGCCCTGTCATTAATGTAAGAGTGATCCTTCTGAACCCTGACCATGAG GAAATGGCTGAGCGTAGGGTGTGTATGCAGGCCAGAGGGGAAGAGGGAACTGAACTGGAGTTTGATGAAGACATTGTCGCAGGCAGTGACATCCAGCACTTTCAGagacag GACCCTTTCAGGATCCTGTTTGAGTAG
- the lmnl3 gene encoding lamin L3 isoform X1, with amino-acid sequence MASATSTPVCSGGSSSHTSRLGSRRGAAAGQSTPSTSPTCMSRIQEKDELRHLNDRLANYIQRVLELESERSSMLIQLEEKDDSKSREMGNVRRLYEEELADVRKSLDALAGERARLQIDYGSLCDEYRKLQARNQKKESDLANALAQWRKTEATLSSKDAEYTQLLSENRRLHDDFTDLQGQLENVERVLTDTKNQLTSEMLRRVEMENQVQTLTEQLELQKNIREQEIFEIQSRHESRLVEVDSGRRREFESKLSESMQQLRQDHESQLRQYKEEMDRTFSAKLQNAQQAVLEKNDQASATKHELETTRLRMESLSSQLQQYQKDKMVLEGRFQELERTFERERDVWQQKLCQKEKELLSIRSQMYSQLEDYENLLDVKLALDMEINAYRKMLEVEEQRLQLSPSPSQRTDLPRTHEHSSRTLRGKKRKHEGASGSSPAYKLSSRSTEHSAVSVVEVDMDGKYVRLKNDSETEQPLGGWMVRRTYPDSRDIFFHIPSSCVLAGGQTLTIWAAGAEAEADTGDLILQGHRSWGPVINVRVILLNPDHEEMAERRVCMQARGEEGTELEFDEDIVAGSDIQHFQRQPKRKKKCCSVS; translated from the exons ATGGCCTCTGCCACCTCCACCCCTGTCTGCTCAGGCGGCAGCTCCAGTCACACCAGCCGCCTAGGCAGCCGCCGCGGCGCTGCCGCCGGCCAGTCCACCCCCAGCACCAGCCCGACCTGCATGTCCCGCATTCAGGAGAAAGATGAGCTCCGACACCTCAACGACCGCCTCGCCAACTACATTCAGCGGGTCCTGGAGTTGGAAAGTGAAAGGTCTTCCATGCTGATTCAGTTGGAGGAAAAGGATGACTCGAAAAGCCGGGAGATGGGCAACGTGAGGCGGCTGTACGAGGAGGAGTTGGCCGATGTCAGAAAGTCCCTGGACGCCCTGGCTGGAGAGAGGGCCCGTCTGCAGATCGACTATGGAAGTCTCTGCGACGAGTACAGGAAACTTCAAGCTAG GAACCAGAAGAAGGAGAGTGATCTGGCAAATGCGTTGGCCCAGTGGAGGAAAACTGAGGCGACGCTGAGCTCAAAGGATGCTGAGTacactcagctgctgtctgagaaCAGAAGACTCCATGATGACTTTACTGACCTCCAGGGCCAGCTGGAAAAC GTAGAGCGCGTACTGACGGACACAAAGAACCAGCTGACCTCTGAGATGCTGAGGAGGGTGGAAATGGAGAACCAGGTGCAAACACTCACAGAACAGCTCGAACTCCAGAAGAACATCCGTGAGCAG GAGATTTTTGAGATCCAAAGCCGACACGAGAGTCGTCTCGTAGAGGTGGACTCAGGACGACGAAGAGAGTTTGAGAGTAAGCTGTCCGAGTCAATGCAGCAACTCCGCCAGGATCACGAGTCTCAACTGCGGCAGTACAAAGAAGAGATGGACAGGACCTTCAGTGCAAAG TTACAGAATGCCCAGCAGGCGGTGCTGGAGAAAAATGACCAAGCGTCTGCTACCAAACATGAACTGGAAACCACCAGGCTCAGAATGGAGTCCCTCAGCTCTCAACTCCAGCAGTACCAGAAAGAT aaaatggtgCTGGAGGGCCGCtttcaggagctggagaggacTTTTGAAAGGGAGCGAGACGTTTGGCAGCAGAAGCTCTGTcagaaggagaaggagctgCTGAGCATCAGAAGCCAGATGTATAGCCAGCTGGAAGACTATGAGAACCTGCTGGATGTCAAGTTGGCTCTGGACATGGAGATCAATGCCTACAGGAAgatgctggaggtggaggaacaGAG attGCAACTGTCACCAAGCCCCTCCCAGCGTACAGACCTACCTCGAACTCACGAACACAGCAGCCGCACACTTAGAGGGAAGAAACGCAAGCATGAGGGAGCCTCTGGCAGCTCGCCCGCCTATAAATTGTCCAGTCGTTCAACAGAACACTCTGCTGTGAGTGTGGTAGAGGTCGACATGGATGGAAAATATGTGAGACTGAAGAACGACTCTGAGACG gagCAGCCACTGGGTGGTTGGATGGTTCGGAGGACGTACCCTGATTCTAGAGACATCTTCTTCCACATCCCGTCCTCCTGCGTCCTGGCTGGTGGGCAAACACTCACA atTTGGGCAGCAGgtgcagaggcagaggctgATACTGGGGACCTCATTCTGCAGGGCCACAGGAGCTGGGGCCCTGTCATTAATGTAAGAGTGATCCTTCTGAACCCTGACCATGAG GAAATGGCTGAGCGTAGGGTGTGTATGCAGGCCAGAGGGGAAGAGGGAACTGAACTGGAGTTTGATGAAGACATTGTCGCAGGCAGTGACATCCAGCACTTTCAGagacag ccaaagagaaagaagaagtgTTGTTCTGTCTCGTGA
- the lmnl3 gene encoding lamin L3 isoform X2: MASATSTPVCSGGSSSHTSRLGSRRGAAAGQSTPSTSPTCMSRIQEKDELRHLNDRLANYIQRVLELESERSSMLIQLEEKDDSKSREMGNVRRLYEEELADVRKSLDALAGERARLQIDYGSLCDEYRKLQARNQKKESDLANALAQWRKTEATLSSKDAEYTQLLSENRRLHDDFTDLQGQLENVERVLTDTKNQLTSEMLRRVEMENQVQTLTEQLELQKNIREQEIFEIQSRHESRLVEVDSGRRREFESKLSESMQQLRQDHESQLRQYKEEMDRTFSAKLQNAQQAVLEKNDQASATKHELETTRLRMESLSSQLQQYQKDKMVLEGRFQELERTFERERDVWQQKLCQKEKELLSIRSQMYSQLEDYENLLDVKLALDMEINAYRKMLEVEEQRLQLSPSPSQRTDLPRTHEHSSRTLRGKKRKHEGASGSSPAYKLSSRSTEHSAVSVVEVDMDGKYVRLKNDSETEQPLGGWMVRRTYPDSRDIFFHIPSSCVLAGGQTLTIWAAGAEAEADTGDLILQGHRSWGPVINVRVILLNPDHEEMAERRVCMQARGEEGTELEFDEDIVAGSDIQHFQRQDLLKEGNCTVM; encoded by the exons ATGGCCTCTGCCACCTCCACCCCTGTCTGCTCAGGCGGCAGCTCCAGTCACACCAGCCGCCTAGGCAGCCGCCGCGGCGCTGCCGCCGGCCAGTCCACCCCCAGCACCAGCCCGACCTGCATGTCCCGCATTCAGGAGAAAGATGAGCTCCGACACCTCAACGACCGCCTCGCCAACTACATTCAGCGGGTCCTGGAGTTGGAAAGTGAAAGGTCTTCCATGCTGATTCAGTTGGAGGAAAAGGATGACTCGAAAAGCCGGGAGATGGGCAACGTGAGGCGGCTGTACGAGGAGGAGTTGGCCGATGTCAGAAAGTCCCTGGACGCCCTGGCTGGAGAGAGGGCCCGTCTGCAGATCGACTATGGAAGTCTCTGCGACGAGTACAGGAAACTTCAAGCTAG GAACCAGAAGAAGGAGAGTGATCTGGCAAATGCGTTGGCCCAGTGGAGGAAAACTGAGGCGACGCTGAGCTCAAAGGATGCTGAGTacactcagctgctgtctgagaaCAGAAGACTCCATGATGACTTTACTGACCTCCAGGGCCAGCTGGAAAAC GTAGAGCGCGTACTGACGGACACAAAGAACCAGCTGACCTCTGAGATGCTGAGGAGGGTGGAAATGGAGAACCAGGTGCAAACACTCACAGAACAGCTCGAACTCCAGAAGAACATCCGTGAGCAG GAGATTTTTGAGATCCAAAGCCGACACGAGAGTCGTCTCGTAGAGGTGGACTCAGGACGACGAAGAGAGTTTGAGAGTAAGCTGTCCGAGTCAATGCAGCAACTCCGCCAGGATCACGAGTCTCAACTGCGGCAGTACAAAGAAGAGATGGACAGGACCTTCAGTGCAAAG TTACAGAATGCCCAGCAGGCGGTGCTGGAGAAAAATGACCAAGCGTCTGCTACCAAACATGAACTGGAAACCACCAGGCTCAGAATGGAGTCCCTCAGCTCTCAACTCCAGCAGTACCAGAAAGAT aaaatggtgCTGGAGGGCCGCtttcaggagctggagaggacTTTTGAAAGGGAGCGAGACGTTTGGCAGCAGAAGCTCTGTcagaaggagaaggagctgCTGAGCATCAGAAGCCAGATGTATAGCCAGCTGGAAGACTATGAGAACCTGCTGGATGTCAAGTTGGCTCTGGACATGGAGATCAATGCCTACAGGAAgatgctggaggtggaggaacaGAG attGCAACTGTCACCAAGCCCCTCCCAGCGTACAGACCTACCTCGAACTCACGAACACAGCAGCCGCACACTTAGAGGGAAGAAACGCAAGCATGAGGGAGCCTCTGGCAGCTCGCCCGCCTATAAATTGTCCAGTCGTTCAACAGAACACTCTGCTGTGAGTGTGGTAGAGGTCGACATGGATGGAAAATATGTGAGACTGAAGAACGACTCTGAGACG gagCAGCCACTGGGTGGTTGGATGGTTCGGAGGACGTACCCTGATTCTAGAGACATCTTCTTCCACATCCCGTCCTCCTGCGTCCTGGCTGGTGGGCAAACACTCACA atTTGGGCAGCAGgtgcagaggcagaggctgATACTGGGGACCTCATTCTGCAGGGCCACAGGAGCTGGGGCCCTGTCATTAATGTAAGAGTGATCCTTCTGAACCCTGACCATGAG GAAATGGCTGAGCGTAGGGTGTGTATGCAGGCCAGAGGGGAAGAGGGAACTGAACTGGAGTTTGATGAAGACATTGTCGCAGGCAGTGACATCCAGCACTTTCAGagacag